The proteins below come from a single Nostoc sp. KVJ3 genomic window:
- the coaE gene encoding dephospho-CoA kinase (Dephospho-CoA kinase (CoaE) performs the final step in coenzyme A biosynthesis.): MTKRIIGLTGGIATGKTTVTNYLANAYNLPILDADIYAREAVSLGSPILGAIAQRYGEQILLPDGSLNRQRLGEIIFNSQDERNWIDNLIHPYVRDRFLKAIAQSSLQTLVLVVPLLFEAGMTDLVTEIWVVRCSQEQQLQRLIQRNHLNREQARARINSQLSIEEKVAHADVVLDNSSTLEVLLKQVDVALETTNSD, translated from the coding sequence ATGACAAAACGTATAATCGGCTTAACCGGAGGTATTGCCACAGGCAAAACCACTGTCACCAATTATTTAGCTAACGCTTATAACCTGCCAATTTTGGATGCAGATATTTATGCTAGAGAGGCAGTATCTTTAGGTTCGCCTATTCTTGGTGCGATCGCTCAACGTTACGGCGAACAAATTTTATTACCAGATGGCAGCCTCAATCGCCAAAGGCTAGGCGAAATTATCTTTAATTCTCAAGATGAACGCAACTGGATAGATAATTTGATTCATCCTTATGTGCGCGATCGCTTCCTCAAAGCAATTGCCCAATCTTCCTTACAAACACTGGTGTTAGTAGTACCGCTATTATTTGAAGCGGGAATGACCGATCTGGTTACAGAAATCTGGGTAGTGCGTTGTTCCCAAGAGCAACAACTACAAAGATTAATACAACGAAACCATTTGAATAGAGAACAAGCACGAGCTAGGATCAACAGCCAATTATCTATTGAAGAAAAGGTAGCTCATGCAGATGTAGTTTTAGATAACTCCTCCACCCTAGAAGTACTACTGAAGCAGGTAGATGTAGCTCTCGAAACCACAAATTCGGATTAA
- a CDS encoding universal stress protein: protein MFKKILVALDRSEIGQQVFEEALGLAKLTQANLMLVHILSPEEEGSPYVPMMSNFDYYPGLSSQSFELYQKQWDTFKNLGIQMLQSFCNQANTSGVNTEFTQNVGSPGRVICDLAHSYDADLIVMGRRGHSGLMELFLGSVSNYVLHHASCSVHIVHLSVAPKTDEVLKKTTSSLSVN, encoded by the coding sequence ATGTTTAAAAAGATTTTAGTTGCATTAGATCGCTCGGAAATAGGGCAACAGGTTTTTGAGGAAGCGTTGGGTTTAGCAAAGTTAACACAAGCTAACTTAATGCTAGTGCATATTCTATCTCCAGAAGAAGAGGGTAGCCCTTACGTACCTATGATGTCTAATTTTGACTACTATCCAGGATTAAGCAGTCAAAGCTTTGAGTTATACCAAAAACAGTGGGATACCTTTAAAAATTTGGGAATCCAGATGTTGCAATCTTTCTGTAACCAAGCTAATACATCGGGTGTAAATACAGAATTTACACAAAATGTTGGTAGTCCTGGCCGGGTTATTTGTGACTTAGCCCATAGTTATGACGCTGATTTAATTGTTATGGGGCGGCGGGGTCATTCTGGGCTAATGGAACTATTTCTCGGTAGTGTGAGTAACTACGTTCTTCACCATGCTTCTTGTTCAGTACATATTGTGCATCTTTCAGTTGCTCCCAAAACAGATGAAGTTCTCAAAAAAACTACAAGTTCTTTAAGTGTTAACTAA
- the bchH gene encoding magnesium chelatase subunit H, protein MKRIVLVAGFESFNAELYRKAAFLANSRCPELDIRVFSDRNLTSQRAEVEAALDNADVFFGSLLFDYDQVVWLRDRISQIPIRLVFESALELMSLTKLGDFAIGDKPKGMPKPVKFILDKFSNGREEDKLAGYISFLKIGPKLLKYVPVQKVQDLRNWLIIYGYWNAGGSENVASLFWTLAEKYLGLKVGDIPPLVETPNIGLLHPDYPGFFESPHKYLEWYKTHCRDAIHRVFPIDAMNRVSTKPIIGILLYRKHVITKQPYIPQLIRSFEKAGLTPLPIFINGVEGHVAVRDLMTTDYEIQQRQLGNIETPSLSSEAVKVDAIVSTIGFPLVGGPAGSMEGGRQIEVAKRILTAKNVPYIVAAPLLIQDISSWTRQGIGGLQSVVLYALPELDGAIDTVPLGGLVGENIYLVPERVQRLIGRVKSWVALRQKPASERKIAIILYGFPPGYGAVGTAALLNVPRSLLKFLHALKEQGYTVGDLPEDGEELIRWVKEADEIDNTKNIPASVNVRTLEKWLGYLQTSRIEKQWKSLTGTGIKTYGDEFQIGGVQLGNIWIGVQPPLGIQGDPMRLMFERDLTPHPQYVAYYKWLQNEFEADALVHFGMHGTVEWLPGSPLGNTGYSWSDILLGNLPNLYIYAANNPSESMLAKRRGYGVLISHNVPPYGRAGLYKELVALRDLIAEYREDPQKNYVLKEGICKKIVDSGLDADCPFEDAKRLGIAFTAENVRMFSVHAFDDYLVELYGYLQVLENRLFSSGLHTLGEKPSEEELEAYLEAYFGDEPPRRQDRQEEERVIRDLLMQSTDELTNLLRGLNGEYIPPAPGGDLLRDGAGVLPTGRNIHALDPYRMPSPAAYERGREVAQKIIAQHLDEYGKYPETVAVMLWGLDAIKTKGESLGILLELVGAEPVKEGTGRVVRYELKPLAEVGHPRIDVLGNLSGIFRDSFVNIIELLDDLFQRAADADEPDDQNFIRRHALALKAQGVENVSARLFSNPAGDFGSLVNDRVVDGNWESGEELGNTWQSRNVFSYGREDKGQARPEVLNTLLKTSDRIVQEIDSVEYGLTDIQEYYANTGGLKRAAEKQGGKKVTTSFVESFSKDTTPRNLDDLLRMEYRTKLVNPKWAQAMANQGSGGAFEISQRMTALIGWGGTADFTDDWVYDQAADTYALDAEMADKLRKANPEAFRNILGRMLEAHGRGFWEADGDKLDKLRQLYELTDEELEGVTV, encoded by the coding sequence TTCAACGCTGAATTGTACAGGAAAGCAGCTTTTTTGGCTAACTCTCGCTGTCCTGAGTTGGATATTCGGGTATTTAGCGATCGCAATCTTACCAGTCAACGGGCTGAGGTAGAAGCAGCCCTTGATAACGCTGATGTGTTTTTCGGTAGCCTCCTATTTGATTATGACCAAGTTGTGTGGTTGCGCGATCGCATTTCCCAAATTCCCATCCGCTTAGTCTTTGAGTCAGCCTTGGAATTGATGAGTTTAACCAAGTTGGGTGATTTTGCCATTGGCGATAAGCCCAAAGGAATGCCCAAACCAGTTAAATTCATCCTCGACAAATTTAGCAACGGCCGAGAAGAAGATAAACTCGCTGGTTACATCAGCTTCTTAAAAATCGGCCCCAAACTACTGAAATACGTCCCAGTGCAAAAAGTCCAAGACTTACGCAACTGGTTAATTATCTATGGTTATTGGAATGCTGGCGGTTCCGAAAACGTCGCTTCATTATTCTGGACACTAGCAGAAAAATATTTAGGTTTAAAAGTCGGCGACATTCCCCCCCTAGTCGAAACCCCCAACATCGGATTACTCCACCCCGACTATCCAGGGTTTTTTGAATCGCCCCACAAATATTTAGAATGGTATAAAACCCATTGTAGAGACGCGATTCATCGCGTCTTCCCAATAGACGCGATGAATCGCGTCTCTACAAAACCGATTATCGGAATTCTCCTCTACCGAAAACACGTCATCACCAAACAACCCTACATTCCCCAACTAATTCGCAGTTTTGAAAAAGCCGGCTTAACTCCTTTACCAATTTTCATCAACGGCGTAGAAGGACACGTGGCGGTACGAGATTTGATGACAACCGACTATGAAATTCAGCAACGACAACTAGGTAATATAGAAACACCCTCACTTTCTAGTGAAGCAGTTAAAGTAGATGCGATCGTTTCCACAATTGGCTTTCCTCTGGTGGGTGGCCCGGCTGGTTCAATGGAAGGTGGCCGTCAAATAGAAGTTGCAAAGCGTATTCTCACTGCCAAGAATGTACCTTATATTGTTGCTGCACCACTATTAATTCAAGATATTTCCTCGTGGACGCGCCAAGGTATCGGCGGATTGCAAAGTGTGGTGTTGTACGCTTTACCAGAATTGGATGGGGCTATTGATACCGTTCCCCTTGGTGGTTTGGTGGGCGAAAATATTTATCTGGTTCCCGAACGTGTACAGCGATTAATTGGTAGGGTGAAAAGTTGGGTGGCTTTGCGGCAAAAACCTGCATCGGAACGCAAGATTGCCATTATTTTATATGGGTTTCCTCCAGGTTATGGTGCTGTGGGTACAGCTGCATTATTAAATGTGCCGCGTAGTTTGCTGAAGTTTCTCCACGCACTGAAAGAACAAGGTTACACCGTCGGAGATTTGCCGGAAGATGGGGAAGAATTGATTCGCTGGGTGAAAGAGGCGGATGAAATTGATAATACAAAAAATATCCCCGCGTCCGTTAACGTCCGCACTCTAGAAAAATGGCTGGGATACCTGCAAACTTCCCGCATCGAAAAACAATGGAAATCTCTCACGGGAACCGGTATTAAAACTTATGGCGATGAATTTCAGATTGGTGGTGTGCAATTAGGTAATATCTGGATAGGTGTACAACCACCTTTGGGGATACAAGGCGACCCGATGCGCTTAATGTTTGAACGGGATTTAACGCCACATCCTCAATATGTAGCTTATTATAAATGGCTGCAAAATGAGTTTGAAGCTGATGCTTTAGTTCACTTTGGAATGCATGGAACGGTGGAATGGTTGCCTGGTTCTCCGTTGGGGAATACGGGTTATTCTTGGTCGGATATTTTGTTAGGAAATCTGCCTAATCTCTATATATATGCGGCGAATAATCCTTCTGAGTCGATGTTAGCGAAACGTCGCGGTTATGGTGTGTTGATTTCTCATAATGTACCTCCTTATGGTCGCGCAGGTTTGTATAAGGAGTTGGTGGCGTTGCGTGATTTGATTGCGGAGTATCGTGAAGATCCACAAAAGAATTATGTTTTGAAGGAAGGGATTTGTAAAAAGATTGTGGACTCTGGGTTGGATGCTGATTGTCCGTTTGAGGATGCTAAACGGTTGGGGATTGCGTTTACTGCTGAGAATGTGCGGATGTTTAGTGTTCATGCTTTTGATGATTATTTGGTTGAATTGTATGGATATTTGCAGGTTTTAGAAAATCGGTTGTTTTCTTCGGGGTTGCATACTTTGGGGGAAAAGCCTAGTGAGGAGGAGTTGGAGGCGTATTTAGAGGCTTATTTTGGAGACGAACCGCCAAGACGCCAAGACCGCCAAGAGGAGGAAAGAGTAATAAGGGATTTGTTGATGCAATCTACGGATGAGTTGACGAATTTGTTAAGGGGGTTGAATGGGGAGTATATTCCGCCTGCGCCTGGGGGAGATTTGTTAAGGGATGGGGCTGGTGTTTTGCCGACTGGGAGAAATATTCATGCTTTAGATCCTTATCGGATGCCTTCGCCTGCGGCTTATGAACGGGGACGGGAAGTTGCCCAAAAAATTATTGCCCAGCATTTGGATGAGTATGGGAAGTATCCTGAGACGGTGGCGGTGATGCTTTGGGGATTGGATGCGATTAAAACGAAGGGCGAATCTTTGGGGATTTTGTTGGAGTTGGTGGGGGCTGAACCTGTTAAGGAAGGTACTGGTAGAGTTGTTCGTTATGAGTTGAAGCCGTTGGCTGAGGTTGGACATCCCCGGATTGATGTGTTGGGTAATTTGTCTGGGATTTTTCGGGATAGTTTTGTCAATATTATCGAATTGTTGGATGATTTGTTTCAACGGGCGGCTGATGCTGATGAACCGGACGATCAGAATTTTATTAGAAGACATGCTTTAGCTTTAAAAGCCCAAGGGGTGGAAAATGTATCGGCGAGGTTGTTTTCTAATCCGGCGGGTGATTTTGGTTCTTTGGTGAACGATCGCGTTGTTGATGGTAACTGGGAATCTGGTGAGGAGTTGGGGAATACTTGGCAAAGTCGCAATGTATTCAGCTACGGGAGAGAGGATAAAGGTCAAGCTAGACCGGAAGTTTTAAATACTCTGTTAAAAACTAGCGATCGCATTGTTCAAGAAATCGATTCGGTAGAATATGGTTTAACTGATATTCAGGAATATTACGCTAATACGGGCGGGTTGAAAAGGGCGGCAGAAAAACAAGGCGGTAAGAAGGTTACAACTAGCTTTGTGGAAAGTTTCTCGAAGGATACTACACCGCGCAATTTAGATGATCTGCTGCGAATGGAGTATCGCACTAAGTTGGTAAATCCCAAATGGGCGCAAGCAATGGCGAATCAAGGTTCTGGTGGTGCTTTTGAAATTTCCCAACGGATGACGGCGTTAATTGGTTGGGGTGGTACTGCCGATTTTACCGATGATTGGGTTTATGACCAAGCGGCTGATACTTATGCTTTAGATGCAGAGATGGCGGATAAATTACGCAAGGCAAATCCTGAAGCTTTTCGCAATATTTTAGGGAGAATGTTGGAGGCGCATGGGCGGGGTTTCTGGGAAGCTGATGGTGATAAGTTAGATAAGTTGCGCCAGTTGTATGAGTTGACAGATGAAGAGTTGGAGGGTGTGACGGTTTAG